In the Oscarella lobularis chromosome 9, ooOscLobu1.1, whole genome shotgun sequence genome, GCCTTCGGCCGAATTATCACCCTCCTCGGCGACACCCGAAAGATCTTTCATAGCCGACTCCAAATCGTCCAAAACGTCCCTAGGAACATTTTCCGGGATCCTTTTCGAGGATCCTCTTCCGGCTTTCTTACCTCTCCtcgttcggcgtcgccgccacGTGTTCGCGACGAGCGACAGCATGCGCTGAAACGCCCTCAGATGATTGCCTCGCCACGATCTCCATACTGTCAGAGTACGGTTGGCTCGACTCCAAATGCGCCCCGCCCACGGAACTTTCGCCTCGCGACGAGacggaagtcgtcgaagtcggGCTCGATGTCTTCTTGAGAATTCGCGGTCGCTTGAtcgcttcgcgttcgcgGGGTTTTTAAGAATAATATTTTCTCGCGAGGGCGATCGTGATTTGTTTTCGTTTGTACCTCGTTTTGCGGCggatgtcgtcgacgcgacaaGATCCGGTCGCTTTCGGCTAATCGGCTCGTTTCCTGACGATAGGAGCGGATAAAAGGACAAAAGACAATGGGAAGCCAGCGAAGGGCGCGTCATGCATATGTATACATAGGGAGATAATATTGCCTTTATGTAATTAACTATGGAaagggggggccccccttaTCATCGATCGCCACGCCCACTCTTACCCTTCTCTTCtgttcgcctttcttcgttcgatttctttaCGACAACTACTACCGAATCCGGGTTTTAGAATAGCGTAATCGCGAAGTCCCGTATTATTACCTTCGGATGGTTCCGTCGACTTTCTTCGCTTGCGTTTCTCTTCCATGATCTCGTCGAAGCTCTTTATGACGATTCCGTCGTCTCGCGACGGCCTCGATCGCTAGAAACATAAATaagatttatttatttagttcATACACACGTGACTactgtacactgtacctTGATGTGAACAGCCTTAggcttctctttctcgactACAGACTCAGTCGGCGGCACTCCTATTATATAAGCGCGCACGtgcaaaaatcaataaataatatttattatatcTGACCTTTATCGTTCTTCTCCACACTTTTCACTACTTCGTCATTCCATACGATTTTCTCTATTTTCGATTCggatttctccttcttcttcttcttcttcttcttcttctcctcctcgacttttttcgccttttccttttctcgtcTCGCCTCCCAGCGTTTCTTCAGCGTCGCCAAGCGTTTCGTtctcgccgtcttttccGCACGAACGACGTCCGGGGTtcgctcgatttcgacggacaaaatcgattttcgttCGACGCTTTTTTCGACCGCTTTTTTGCAAGCGAATCTCTCGGCGCGAGCCTTCAATCGATCGCCTGGAAAAAATAAGAATCAGAATTCACGTCCAAATAGAATATTTTCTATTGCTTGCTTTGAGACGTTGAGTCTAATGGAGAAAAATAAATGGTATGGGTTACCTAGAAGGTTGCttggtaaataaataaataaataccttGGGATTTGTTTGAAACTGGTTCTGGAACTTTCTCGCGAGTCCCTatcattgattctatagTCAAAGAAAGAATGAGCTC is a window encoding:
- the LOC136191535 gene encoding zinc finger CCCH domain-containing protein 11A-like isoform X1: MTSKDDCYFYYYSTCLKGDVCPYRHCANALGNETVCALWTRGKCVDSNCQYRHMKIDKARDQLPCYFETTPSGCLKPHCPFLHLKARKFTENFTKAIMPVKPSTQSPGNIIAKESESASSSNSVFQTGAESAPAPSSSSITLKSNSAESSSPLSQQNHVNPFKESSSSLKAFSFHVATGESSPSLPKSSDEKTLSKGTREKVPEPVSNKSQDSTSQSDRLKARAERFACKKAVEKSVERKSILSVEIERTPDVVRAEKTARTKRLATLKKRWEARREKEKAKKVEEEKKKKKKKKKEKSESKIEKIVWNDEVVKSVEKNDKGVPPTESVVEKEKPKAVHIKRSRPSRDDGIVIKSFDEIMEEKRKRRKSTEPSEVVVVKKSNEERRTEEKGNEPISRKRPDLVASTTSAAKRAIKRPRILKKTSSPTSTTSVSSRGESSVGGAHLESSQPYSDSMEIVARQSSEGVSAHAVARREHVAATPNEERDVLDDLESAMKDLSGVAEEGDNSAEGDHDDLMLDIEEVMNI
- the LOC136191535 gene encoding zinc finger CCCH domain-containing protein 11A-like isoform X2, which produces MTSKDDCYFYYYSTCLKGDVCPYRHCANALGNETVCALWTRGKCVDSNCQYRHMKIDKARDQLPCYFETTPSGCLKPHCPFLHLKARKFTENFTKAIMPVKPSTQSPGNIIAKESESASSSNSVFQTGAESAPAPSSSSITLKSNSAESSSPLSQQNHVNPFKESSSSLKAFSFHVATGESSPSLPKSSDEKTLSKGTREKVPEPVSNKSQDSTSQSDRLKARAERFACKKAVEKSVERKSILSVEIERTPDVVRAEKTARTKRLATLKKRWEARREKEKAKKVEEEKKKKKKKKKEKSESKIEKIVWNDEVVKSVEKNDKGVPPTESVVEKEKPKAVHIKRSRPSRDDGIVIKSFDEIMEEKRKRRKSTEPSEVVVKKSNEERRTEEKGNEPISRKRPDLVASTTSAAKRAIKRPRILKKTSSPTSTTSVSSRGESSVGGAHLESSQPYSDSMEIVARQSSEGVSAHAVARREHVAATPNEERDVLDDLESAMKDLSGVAEEGDNSAEGDHDDLMLDIEEVMNI